The segment GATACCTGGCAACCTGCACTTCATGGAAGCAGAGGCACTGGTTGTACTTGGCGGTGCACCACAAGAAATTCTTGAAGAGGATTTGTAAGTGGCTGGAAACCATTTATTTTACCTGACTTCTGAAATTCCATTATCTGAATTGATTTGACTACAGATTAGCCCTGAAGTTTTTAAATAGATGTAAAATTACGGAAACCCTCAAATATGAAACCCTCAAATGCAAAACCATTCCTTAAATGGGTTGGTGGGAAAAAACAACTTCTTCAAGAGTTTGATAAAAGAATGCCCCTACACATAAAAGGGGAAAAAACTATTAAGCGTTATGTTGAGCCTTTTGTTGGTGGGGGGGCAATGTTTTTCTTTTTAAAACGCAACTACCATGTTGAGGAATCATTTCTCTTCGATATAAACCCTGAACTCATAATCTCTTATCAAGTTGTAAAAAATGATTGTAAGAATTTAATACATAGATTAATGAAAATGGAAGAAGAACACCTGAATATGGAAGAAGATCATCGGAAAGAAAATTATTACAGGATAAGAACTGCATACAACCTGCAGATGCAGGATTTTGATTATGAAAACTACAGCAGGGAATGGGTTGAACGTGCTGCATACATGATATTTCTTAATAAAACATGTTTCAATGGTCTTTTTCGTCAAAACAAGAAAGGAGAATTCAATGTTCCATTTGGACGTTACAAAAATCCCAGAATATGTAACGAGGAAAATTTGATTGGGGCGAGCAGTGCCCTGGAGGGCACTGAGATTTTCTGTGGTGATTTCACAAAATCCAGGGATTACATAGAAGAAGGAAGCTTTGTTTACTTTGATCCACCTTACAGGCCACTTAATAGCACTTCGAACTTCACAGAGTACTCTAAAAATGGTTTTGATGATGTTGATCAGATCAAATTAGCTGATTTTTTCGAGAAAATGGATGATAGGGGTGCTTATTTGATGATGAGTAACTCAGATCCTAAAAATGAAAATCCTAAGGATAAATTCTTTGATAGATTATATCGAAGCTATAAAATTGATTCTGTACCTGCAAAAAGGAATATAAATTGTGATGGATCTAAAAGGGGCAAACTCAATGAGTTGATCATTATGAACTATTCCTTAACTTTCTGATTCAAGGATTAAACCTATTCAACAATTGTTCACCCATTTTTTTATGGGAGTTGATGTGCTGAGATGATTTTTTTTTATGGGTTTCTCAGTATTTAGCCAACGTACCCTCCAACATCAGCTTGTCCATGACTTCCAGATTTCTCTATGAATTCACACTTTTCAATGTTTTGAATGGGGATAATAACCCTTCTACTTCCCATTTCATGTTCACCATAATTTATCTCAATAAAACCTCTGACATTATCTATTTCTATTGATTCAACTCCAAATTCGCCTTTTTTAAAGTTGTGAACAGTTCCATTGACCATGTTGATCTCAATTTTATCTATCACATTTACACCCCACATCAATTGTTATACCTTATGTAACTCATTATTCATACAATCTTTGGCATGTATCTCGGATTTTTAACCGATTTATTTATTAAATAAAGGGATTATATTTTATATTAATTTATATTAAGATTGATGAACAGTTTTCACATGGAATTTTGATTCATATTTCAATTCAATCAATGGAATTTCAATGGATCATGTGAAATCATATTCATACAAGAATCAAATCATATTCATACAAAAATCATGATTTTTTATAACACTAACATTTGAAGATAAAAAAAATGTTTAATGGGAATAAAGATGTTAAAAGCAGAACGAATGGAGAGAAAGAAAGAAAAGCGGAGAAATGAAATATTGAACGCTGCAGGGAAATTATTTTTCTCCAGGGGCTACGATGATGTTTCCATTGACAGTATTGCCCAGGAAGTGGATCTGGGCAGATCAACTGTCTACCTGTACTTCGAAAATAAAGAAGAGATTTTTTTTGCCATTGTGCTTCGTGGATCAATTATATTCAATCTTCTGGTTAAAAATGGTGTTGATAAAGGAAAAACAGGACCTGAAAAGCTTATGGGATTCAAAGAAGCTTACCAAAAGTTTGCTGATGATTATCCAAACTACCTTCAGGCAATCAACTACTTCCTATCTGGAAGGTTCCACCTCTACGACAGAAAAACTGCAGAAAATGTAGAAGGTTTCAAAGGTTCTGGAGATGATTTCAAAAAGGATGAAATTTATTATGATGATTTCAAAAAGGATTTGGAAAATGGAAAAATAGTTTCAGATCTGCCAGTACCATGGTTTTCTTCTGTAGACTGTATAAATGAAATCCTTGATTTACGTGGAGAAATGTTAAATATCCTTCGAGATTCCATAAAATTAGCCATGGCTGAGGGAACCATCAGATCAGATTTGGATCCCACAGAGTTCATAGCTCTTTTGATGATCATCATGAATGGCATGGATAATATACCCCCAGATATCAGAAACATGCTTGAAATCAATGGTATAACTACTGAAAAATTTTTAGAGGATATTTGGGATTTTGTGGCCCGCATGATATGATTCATAGTTTAACTCTTTAATAAGTTTTTTTTAGAATTTAGCATATTTCAAGTCATCATTGACCCTAATTTTAGCTATTAATCTATTTTTGATCGATAAATTTATATATTGAATGACGCTACGTCATTAAATGACATCATGTCACAAGGTTATGTTGTAAATGATTAATTTATGATAAATCCAGATTAAAGGGATATACTGAAATGGGTTTTGAATCCCAAAATCTTAGATTTACTAAAATTGAATAAAAAAAACGAAACATAAAAAAATAAGGGATATCTGCTTAAAATAGGGAATAAAAAAAGAATAAAAGGATTGGAATTCATAAGATTAAAAATCGTAGTTAATATCTATAATTAATATCTAAGCAGGATGGTAAAGACATGGAATACAGTATAGAAGTCAAGGATCTCCGTAAAAACTATGGAGATTTTGTGGCTGTTAACGATCTGAACCTGAAAATCCGCAGGGGAGAAGTCTTCGGATTTCTTGGACCCAACGGAGCAGGTAAAACAACGTCCATCAGAATGATGGTTGGCCTTTTAAAGCCATCAAGTGGTGAAATTCTCATAAATGGAGAAAAAATAGAAAATATTGAGAGGGGAACAATCGGTATCTGCCCACAGGAACTGGTTTTATGGGAGAACCTAACCTGCAGAGAAAGCCTTAAACTCATGGGTGACATGTACGAGGTTCCAAAGGAATCCCTTAAACAGCGCATCAATAAACTCCTGAAGGACCTTTTCCTGGAAGAAAAGGCAAACACAACGGTTTCAAATTTATCTGGAGGTATGAAGCGCAGGCTGAACCTTGCAATGGCAGTTATCCATGAACCGGAAGTGGTTGTTTTAGATGAGCCCTCTGAAGGATTAGACCCACAATCTCGAAGGGTGCTGTGGAATTACATCAAATCAATGCGTGACGATGAGGGTAAAACAGTCATACTCACAACTCACCTTATGGATGAAGCAGACAGTCTCTCAGATAGAATAGCAATAATAGACCATGGAAAATTACTGCGCCTGGACACTCCTGAAAAACTCAAAAAGGAAATAGGGGAAGGAGATGTGGTTGAGATGGTTCTCTCAGATCCTGAAAAGAACTGTGAACTCCTAAATGAACTTGAAAACCTTGACGAGATCATTGCAGCATTTGAAATGGACGGCAAAATAAACATAAGGGCATTGAACGCTGTTGCTAAACTTCCAAGAATAATGGAACAGGTTGAAAGTACTGAGGTACGCATAGCAGACCTTTCTGTACGTCAGAACACACTGGAAGACGTTTTCATAGAACTTACAGGCACAGGACTCAGGGAATAAAGGCAGGAGCAACTAAAATGAAATTTTTAAGCATAGCATCAAAGGATATAAAAGAACTTTTAAGGGACAGAAGAGGCCTTTTTTTTATCCTGCTTTTCCCAATGTTTTTCATGCTGGTATTTGGATTTGCATTTGGAGGAATGGGTCAGAGTAACACTCCCCACAACATCGCAGTTGTTAACTACGATGAAGGAGCCACAGTAACCTACACCAATCAAACCATGAACTTCGGAAACAACCTCACCAATGTAATGGAAGATGTTAAGTACCAGAACAGTGACGTGCACATGTTCAACATTACAAAAACAACGCAAGAAAATGCTGACAAGCTACTGAAACAGAGGGATGTGGATGCAGAGGTTATAATACCTAAAGACTTCTCCAGGGCAAGTGTTGCACTCATAACCAACACGATCCAGTCCAGCACATCCTCACAAGCAGCAGTTCAATCAACAATCCAATCTACAGGAAATGCGTCCACAGACAACCTAACTTCCACAGTTATAATAAGGGGTGACACAGGATACATGGGTTTTGGAACATCCCAGGGAATTCTCACAGGTATCTTCCAGGGTTACCAGGATGATACAGTGAATGAGGTTCAAAACAGTATCAAAGGAACACCAGGAGCCCAGCCCCACCAGTTCATTGAAACCGAGGTTGAAGGAATACCTGGAACAGAAACCTTCACAAGCTTTGACTTCCTGGCACCTGGAATGATAGTATTTGCAATACTGCTTCTTGCAACCAGTGTTGCAGCAAGCCTGACAAGGGAAGTGAACACAGGAACTCTAGAAAGACTTAAAATGTCCAAGATGAAATCCTTCGACCTTCTATTTGGAAATTCAATTCCATGGACCCTTGTTGCAGCAGCCCAGGTTATCATACTCTTTGCAGTGGCAATTGCCATAGGATTTCACTGGCAGGGAAGCATCAACTCAATAGTACTTGCAGTGATAGTTGGTGTAATTGGTGGAATATCATCCATAGCACTTGGAATGATAATCGCAGCTTTTGCAAAAAACGAAAGGCAGGCATCAAACCTTGGAACCCTCATAACGGTACCTATGAGTTTCATGGTGGGGGCTTTCTTCCAGCTGCCCCAGGTTCCAATTGGAAATTTCATGGGCCAAACATTCCAGATATACGATGTACTCCCATGGACACACACACTCAATGCACTGCGCTCAGTTTTAACCTATGGCAGTGGTTGGGATGCTATATCATATCAGGTTGGTATGAGTGTGATTCTAACAGCCATACTCTTTGTGATTGGGGTGTTTTTATTCTCCAGAACAAGGCTGCGGGCTGAAAATTAAATTAACCAACCCTTTAATTTTTAACTTTCAATTTTTATTTTTTACTTTTTTAATTCAGTTTCAATTTTCAAATTTTTTTTATTATGTTAAAAAGATATTTAACAGAACATTCAAAAATAGAAGATAGTTTTAAAAATCGATGAGAGGTGAGGCAATGTCTGATAAACATGGACACAAACACCATGGTAAGTCCAGTAGGGATGTGCTCAGTGCTGAAGAAGTTTTGAAAAACATTGAAATTAAAAAGGGAGACATATTCCTTGATGCGGGATGTGGAGATGGATATCTTTCAATAGCTGCATCAAAACTCGTTGGAGATGAAGGGAAGGTACATTCACTGGATCTTTACGAAAAATCAATAGATTCACTCAAAAAAGAGGCTCAAGATGAAGGAATAACCAATATCACGGCAGAAGTCACAGATTTAACCCAGAAGTTACCCCTGGATGATAATGCCATTGATGTAGGGATTATGGCCAATGTTATGCATGGTTTTGCAGCAGAAGGTGAAGTCCCCGAGGTCATGAATGAGATAAAAAGGGTCATAAAGCCTGGAGGAACCTTTTCCCTTGTGGAATTCAGGAAGATCCAGAGCCAGCGCGGACCACCATATGAAATAAGATTAGGACCTGCAGATGTTGCTGAAATACTATCTCCATACGGATTCCAGATCAAAGAGGCACTTGAGATTGGGGAGTACCATTACATTGTAGTTGCAGTTAAAAAATGATTTAAAGATTATTTTTTTAATTTTTTATTTTACTAAATTTACTAAAAATATGTAAAGAAAAACATGATTTAAAGCAATCAGAGAGTTTTAATCATGGATTCAGTTATTTATTTTTTTTAAATAGGGATATGAAATTCTTTCAGTACATCTGAGTGTACCTTTCAAGAAAATCAGGATGATCCCTGTCCAATATTCTAAGGGCAGTCATGGCTTCAGGTGAGGTGCAGCAGCGTTCCTCCACAAGGTTTCTGAGGGTTCCATTTTTAATGTTCTCACGAACCTCCCTCAAAACAAAGTCCATTGAATTTTTGTTGTACGCAACGAGTTCTTCCTGTTCCATTTCATATATAACGTAGCTTTCTGTATCGTAACGGGTTGTAGGTGTTAGCATTGTATTCAGTTTGGCGTAAAATTCACATGAATCTTCTGAAAATAAGTCAACACCCAGGTAAGCCAGAAGTGGAATGAATGAAACGTCTGTGAATGGGAAGTAAATAGCTGAATTTGGATTCAGGGCTTCCCTTAACTTCACCATCATCTCAACCAGATCCATGGGCCTTCTCATAAGTTCTTCAGAGTTTGCAACCATAAAAACACTGTTTCCAAGTTCCTCAAGTTCCTGAGCACATTTAACCCTCAGATCCGGATATTTTGAGCCATGAATAACTGCAATCCCATTTTCACCAGTTTTCCTGGCATTTTCGACTGTCTGGTTGACGGACCATTCAGCAAGGGCTTTTGGAACGTTGTAGGGCATTGGTTCATCCTTTAATAGGGGTAATGAATCATCTGTTTTTAGGGTTGATGGTGTTTTTGCACCTTCATATTTTCCAAGTCTTCCTGGACCATCGTGTAGGGTTATTTCAAGCATTAGCATCACTTATCTTTAAGATTCTTCCTTTAAAATGTATTATTTACCTTATTATTCATAATCTTCTTGTTATCTGTAACCTTTGTGTAATTTTTAAGAAAAGGTTCTTTTCAATCAGTTAATTGATCTGTTTTGATGTTATTTAAAATGTTGAGGGTTGAGAAAATGATTTTTCTATCTCAAGTTTTTCAACCTCACTCCAACCCATTTGAATGTGTAACCTAAAAGGTTACAGTTGGAGATTTTTGCACAACCTATATATATGCTGAACATCACACCTAGAACATGAAAATCACAAGTTTTCACACAGAGCCGTACTATACAGAGGGCGTGAAATAGAATGTCATTTCTAAATCGCTTAAAAAATATGTTAACTGGGGATGAAAA is part of the Methanobacterium aggregans genome and harbors:
- a CDS encoding archaeosine tRNA-ribosyltransferase — protein: MLEITLHDGPGRLGKYEGAKTPSTLKTDDSLPLLKDEPMPYNVPKALAEWSVNQTVENARKTGENGIAVIHGSKYPDLRVKCAQELEELGNSVFMVANSEELMRRPMDLVEMMVKLREALNPNSAIYFPFTDVSFIPLLAYLGVDLFSEDSCEFYAKLNTMLTPTTRYDTESYVIYEMEQEELVAYNKNSMDFVLREVRENIKNGTLRNLVEERCCTSPEAMTALRILDRDHPDFLERYTQMY
- a CDS encoding DNA adenine methylase; its protein translation is MKPSNAKPFLKWVGGKKQLLQEFDKRMPLHIKGEKTIKRYVEPFVGGGAMFFFLKRNYHVEESFLFDINPELIISYQVVKNDCKNLIHRLMKMEEEHLNMEEDHRKENYYRIRTAYNLQMQDFDYENYSREWVERAAYMIFLNKTCFNGLFRQNKKGEFNVPFGRYKNPRICNEENLIGASSALEGTEIFCGDFTKSRDYIEEGSFVYFDPPYRPLNSTSNFTEYSKNGFDDVDQIKLADFFEKMDDRGAYLMMSNSDPKNENPKDKFFDRLYRSYKIDSVPAKRNINCDGSKRGKLNELIIMNYSLTF
- a CDS encoding TetR/AcrR family transcriptional regulator codes for the protein MLKAERMERKKEKRRNEILNAAGKLFFSRGYDDVSIDSIAQEVDLGRSTVYLYFENKEEIFFAIVLRGSIIFNLLVKNGVDKGKTGPEKLMGFKEAYQKFADDYPNYLQAINYFLSGRFHLYDRKTAENVEGFKGSGDDFKKDEIYYDDFKKDLENGKIVSDLPVPWFSSVDCINEILDLRGEMLNILRDSIKLAMAEGTIRSDLDPTEFIALLMIIMNGMDNIPPDIRNMLEINGITTEKFLEDIWDFVARMI
- a CDS encoding class I SAM-dependent methyltransferase encodes the protein MSDKHGHKHHGKSSRDVLSAEEVLKNIEIKKGDIFLDAGCGDGYLSIAASKLVGDEGKVHSLDLYEKSIDSLKKEAQDEGITNITAEVTDLTQKLPLDDNAIDVGIMANVMHGFAAEGEVPEVMNEIKRVIKPGGTFSLVEFRKIQSQRGPPYEIRLGPADVAEILSPYGFQIKEALEIGEYHYIVVAVKK
- a CDS encoding ABC transporter ATP-binding protein yields the protein MEYSIEVKDLRKNYGDFVAVNDLNLKIRRGEVFGFLGPNGAGKTTSIRMMVGLLKPSSGEILINGEKIENIERGTIGICPQELVLWENLTCRESLKLMGDMYEVPKESLKQRINKLLKDLFLEEKANTTVSNLSGGMKRRLNLAMAVIHEPEVVVLDEPSEGLDPQSRRVLWNYIKSMRDDEGKTVILTTHLMDEADSLSDRIAIIDHGKLLRLDTPEKLKKEIGEGDVVEMVLSDPEKNCELLNELENLDEIIAAFEMDGKINIRALNAVAKLPRIMEQVESTEVRIADLSVRQNTLEDVFIELTGTGLRE
- a CDS encoding ABC transporter permease translates to MKFLSIASKDIKELLRDRRGLFFILLFPMFFMLVFGFAFGGMGQSNTPHNIAVVNYDEGATVTYTNQTMNFGNNLTNVMEDVKYQNSDVHMFNITKTTQENADKLLKQRDVDAEVIIPKDFSRASVALITNTIQSSTSSQAAVQSTIQSTGNASTDNLTSTVIIRGDTGYMGFGTSQGILTGIFQGYQDDTVNEVQNSIKGTPGAQPHQFIETEVEGIPGTETFTSFDFLAPGMIVFAILLLATSVAASLTREVNTGTLERLKMSKMKSFDLLFGNSIPWTLVAAAQVIILFAVAIAIGFHWQGSINSIVLAVIVGVIGGISSIALGMIIAAFAKNERQASNLGTLITVPMSFMVGAFFQLPQVPIGNFMGQTFQIYDVLPWTHTLNALRSVLTYGSGWDAISYQVGMSVILTAILFVIGVFLFSRTRLRAEN